The Setaria viridis chromosome 6, Setaria_viridis_v4.0, whole genome shotgun sequence genome includes the window tccatggccgccgccgctgccggcgactCCGCTGTACCCAACTGGGTGATGCTGGAGCGCTTGGCCTTCCGGAGGGACGACCCCGCCTCCTTCCGCGAGGACAGGAGGACCTTCGCTTCCGGCACCACCTCCACCGGCACTCAATTCGACGTCTCCTTCATCCTCGCCGAGCCTCCCACCCCCTCGCGCCTCTACCTCTCGTGGCCGGAAGGGCCCAAGCAGGAGAGCCGGGGCCTGGTCATGGCGGCCAACCGCAACCTCGTCCTCCTCAGGCTCGACTCCCTCATCGACGAATCCGATCCTTTCGGGGAGGTAGTGCATGATTACTTCATCTACATAGCTGATCCCTCCTCACAGTGGACACCCCTGCTCAGACGGCTGCCCCCCTGCACCGAGTACGACGATTATTTTGAGAGGCAAGTTACTCGCGTTTTGCCGGCGCTGGCTGTTGGTCTGTTGTGCCATGGCGAAGACGAGTTTGCCGTGGCGCATCTGGACATCAggtctcgcaaaaaaaaatcagggtctcgcaaaaaaaaattacctatCCAAGCTGAGCTATGCGTGCTACGCTCGTCATTGTCCTGCAGTGATGATGCCAAATGGGAGACCAAGATCCTTCCGATACAGTACCAATACGATGATTTATCCTCTGATTTTCTGTACTGGTCAGTGGATGGTGTAGTTCCCTTCAAGAATGCCTTGTGCTTTGTTAACTACTGTAGAGGCATCCTTTTCTGCGACGGCGTCTTTGAAGACAGCCCCAAGGTCTCCTACATCCGCTTGCCTCTGGATACTTATATCCGAGGGGCTGATGGCGAAGCACGCAAGGGGATGTA containing:
- the LOC117860255 gene encoding uncharacterized protein, whose amino-acid sequence is MAAAAAGDSAVPNWVMLERLAFRRDDPASFREDRRTFASGTTSTGTQFDVSFILAEPPTPSRLYLSWPEGPKQESRGLVMAANRNLVLLRLDSLIDESDPFGEVVHDYFIYIADPSSQWTPLLRRLPPCTEYDDYFERQVTRVLPALAVGLLCHGEDEFAVAHLDIRSRKKKSGSRKKKLPIQAELCVLRSSLSCSDDAKWETKILPIQYQYDDLSSDFLYWSVDGVVPFKNALCFVNYCRGILFCDGVFEDSPKVSYIRLPLDTYIRGADGEARKGMYHGLCVTEGGHRLVFVDVARHDGKSYGPSMPNTGFTLTSRTFKMTGNCTTPWQWNEDAVVTSDELWHANTMESLPHDIVMLPLLSMDKANVAHLSLIDWDGGFSLVSIDLSNMQVMGPVITYLKGKDDTADADIVEEKKGLGAHFIPSEFPKFLDLRKRENHP